From Burkholderia pseudomultivorans, the proteins below share one genomic window:
- a CDS encoding OPT/YSL family transporter, whose protein sequence is MNALQDAQAGDPAASAAPSGAPRVRFAEPVLLIVSVVLSVLGAIIGMQLIVSLGISANTSIIGALIAIVFSRIPHELARRFRVLERQNLVQTAISSATFGAANSLMIPIGVPYAMGMPELATPMLIGALAAMLVDGTMLYLLFGSKIFPATGSWPSGVATAEAIWAGDRGGRKAAFLGIGVAVGVAGAWLGVPMSAFGAAFLGNLAALTMFGLGLLVRGYSVALTGVDIAKAYIPHGVMIGAGAVAMLQVSAEIRRARRAPVDEAGTGDVSPRRAGRILGLGYLVYMLIALVIVGCTGGFSEMSTGMLIVFVLYAAFAAYIHELIVGIAAMHSGWFPAFAVALITLTIGILIGFPAPALAVLVGFSAATGPAFADMGYDLKTGFLLRGSGQDPALELAGRRQQFLAATLGFVVAGIVVVLFHHGFFSRDMLPPVDRVYAASIRAGSSWDIARNLAIWAVPGALLQWLGGAKRQLGVLLSTGMLLTSPLAGFAVLFGLAIRFILLRTRGERDVAEMSAFAGGVIAGDALFSFTRSLIKLK, encoded by the coding sequence ATGAACGCTTTGCAAGACGCGCAGGCCGGCGACCCCGCCGCCTCCGCGGCCCCGTCCGGCGCCCCGCGCGTCCGCTTCGCCGAACCGGTGCTGCTGATCGTGTCGGTCGTGCTGTCCGTGCTCGGCGCGATCATCGGCATGCAGCTGATCGTGTCGCTCGGCATTTCGGCGAACACGTCGATCATCGGCGCGCTGATCGCGATCGTGTTTTCGCGCATTCCGCATGAACTCGCGCGGCGCTTTCGCGTGCTCGAACGCCAGAACCTCGTGCAGACCGCGATCTCGTCGGCCACGTTCGGCGCCGCCAACTCGCTGATGATCCCGATCGGCGTGCCGTACGCGATGGGCATGCCCGAACTCGCGACGCCGATGCTGATCGGCGCGCTCGCCGCGATGCTGGTCGACGGCACGATGCTGTACCTGCTGTTCGGCAGCAAGATCTTCCCGGCGACCGGCAGCTGGCCGTCGGGCGTCGCGACCGCTGAGGCGATCTGGGCCGGCGACCGCGGCGGTCGCAAGGCCGCGTTCCTCGGGATCGGCGTCGCGGTCGGCGTGGCCGGCGCGTGGCTCGGCGTGCCGATGTCCGCGTTCGGCGCAGCGTTCCTCGGCAACCTCGCCGCGCTGACGATGTTCGGCCTCGGCCTGCTGGTGCGCGGCTACTCGGTCGCGCTGACCGGCGTCGACATCGCGAAGGCCTACATCCCGCACGGCGTGATGATCGGCGCGGGCGCCGTCGCGATGCTGCAGGTGTCGGCGGAAATCCGCCGCGCGCGCCGCGCGCCGGTCGACGAAGCGGGCACCGGCGACGTGTCGCCGCGCCGCGCGGGCCGCATCCTCGGCCTCGGCTATCTCGTCTACATGCTGATCGCACTGGTGATCGTCGGCTGCACCGGCGGCTTCTCGGAAATGTCGACCGGCATGCTGATCGTGTTCGTGCTGTACGCGGCGTTCGCGGCCTACATCCACGAACTGATCGTCGGCATCGCCGCGATGCACTCGGGCTGGTTCCCCGCGTTCGCGGTCGCGCTGATCACGCTGACGATCGGCATCCTGATCGGCTTCCCGGCGCCGGCGCTGGCGGTGCTGGTCGGCTTCTCGGCCGCGACGGGCCCCGCATTCGCCGACATGGGCTACGACCTCAAGACCGGCTTCCTGCTGCGCGGCTCGGGCCAGGACCCCGCGCTGGAACTGGCCGGCCGCCGCCAGCAGTTCCTCGCGGCCACGCTCGGCTTCGTCGTGGCAGGCATCGTCGTCGTGCTGTTCCACCACGGCTTCTTCAGCCGCGACATGCTGCCGCCGGTCGATCGCGTCTACGCGGCGTCGATCAGGGCCGGCTCGTCGTGGGACATCGCGCGCAACCTCGCGATCTGGGCCGTGCCCGGCGCTTTGCTGCAATGGCTCGGCGGCGCGAAGCGCCAGCTCGGCGTGCTGCTGTCGACCGGCATGCTGCTCACCTCGCCGCTCGCCGGCTTCGCGGTGCTGTTCGGCCTCGCGATCCGCTTCATCCTGCTGCGCACGCGCGGCGAGCGCGACGTCGCCGAAATGAGCGCCTTCGCCGGCGGCGTGATCGCGGGCGACGCGCTGTTCAGCTTCACGCGTTCGCTGATCAAGCTCAAGTAA
- a CDS encoding IclR family transcriptional regulator, protein MLKTLSSALQLMQYFTARQAVWGVRELAKESGVHHAIVHRVLATFAAEGYLVQDDAGRYALGLRWFEMGEIVRRSLSPSQIVEPALHRLAQQSGETVFLSLLDGYEGLCLDIAHGDQQLRFSIEEGQRFALHAGAHGKAMLAFQPDPVRDEVYARAAKAGQAVDRAAVEARLEVIREHGWAYTREEAATGVAGLAVPLTAKGSRSVAGSLAISGPMQRLDESAVPRLLDALNDARRKIESVLSLMR, encoded by the coding sequence ATGCTCAAGACACTCAGCAGCGCACTGCAACTGATGCAGTACTTCACCGCCCGGCAAGCCGTATGGGGCGTTCGCGAACTCGCGAAGGAAAGCGGCGTGCATCACGCGATCGTCCATCGCGTGCTCGCGACGTTCGCGGCCGAGGGCTACCTCGTGCAGGACGACGCGGGCCGCTATGCGCTCGGCCTGCGCTGGTTCGAGATGGGCGAGATCGTGCGGCGCTCGCTGTCGCCGTCGCAGATCGTCGAGCCCGCGCTGCACCGGCTCGCGCAGCAGAGCGGCGAGACCGTGTTCCTGTCGCTGCTCGACGGCTACGAAGGGCTGTGCCTCGACATCGCGCACGGCGACCAGCAGCTGCGCTTCTCGATCGAGGAAGGCCAGCGCTTCGCGCTGCACGCGGGCGCACACGGCAAGGCGATGCTCGCGTTCCAGCCCGACCCGGTGCGCGACGAGGTCTATGCGCGCGCCGCGAAGGCCGGCCAGGCGGTCGATCGCGCGGCCGTCGAGGCGCGCCTCGAGGTGATCCGCGAGCACGGCTGGGCGTACACGCGCGAAGAAGCCGCGACCGGCGTGGCCGGCCTCGCGGTGCCGCTCACCGCGAAAGGCAGCCGCTCGGTCGCCGGTTCGCTCGCGATCTCGGGGCCGATGCAGCGCCTCGACGAATCGGCCGTGCCGCGCCTGCTGGACGCGCTGAACGACGCGCGCCGCAAGATCGAAAGCGTGCTCAGCCTGATGCGCTGA
- a CDS encoding acetolactate synthase large subunit — protein MKASDLFVKALEAEGVEYVFGIPGEENLDLLESLRRSKIKLVLTRHEQAAGFMAATYGRLTGRTGVCLSTLGPGATNFVTAAAYAQLGGMPMLMITGQKPIKSSKQGHFQIVDVVDMMQPLTKFTRQIVSIGNIPSAVREAFRRAEEERPGAAHLELPEDIAHEEGDGKPIPRSFSRRPIAEEKAVAHAVDAIQAARHPLLMIGAGGNRKTTCKMLLEFVDKTGIPFFTTQMGKGVIDETHPLWLGNATLSDGDFVHRAIEHADCIINVGHDVIEKPPFFMRADDKTVIHVNFLGAQVDPVYFPQIEVVGDIANAVWQMKEAIAPQPHWDFTRFAMIKEHFDAHLQKGQHDPRFPMYPVRIVNDLYNALPVDGIVCLDNGMYKIWFARYWRAHEPNSLLLDNALASMGAGLPSAIATKIVHPQRKVIAVCGDGGFMMNSQELETAVRLKLDIVVMILRDDAFGMIRWKQENMNFPDFAMTLQNPDFVSYAQSYGAHGHRVESADALEPLLRECFASPGVHVIDVPVDYSDNERVLNREIKRLSAQL, from the coding sequence ATGAAAGCATCGGATCTGTTCGTGAAGGCGCTGGAAGCCGAAGGCGTCGAGTACGTGTTCGGCATTCCCGGCGAGGAAAACCTCGATCTGCTCGAATCGCTGCGGCGATCGAAGATCAAGCTCGTGCTGACCCGGCACGAGCAGGCGGCCGGCTTCATGGCCGCCACCTACGGCCGCCTGACGGGCCGCACCGGCGTGTGCCTGTCGACGCTCGGGCCGGGCGCGACCAACTTCGTGACGGCCGCCGCCTATGCGCAGCTCGGCGGGATGCCGATGCTGATGATCACGGGCCAGAAGCCGATCAAGTCCAGCAAGCAGGGCCACTTCCAGATCGTCGACGTCGTCGACATGATGCAGCCGCTCACCAAGTTCACGCGGCAGATCGTGTCGATCGGCAACATCCCGTCGGCGGTGCGCGAAGCGTTCCGCCGCGCCGAGGAGGAGCGTCCGGGCGCCGCGCACCTCGAGCTGCCCGAGGACATCGCGCACGAGGAAGGCGACGGCAAGCCGATCCCGCGCAGCTTCAGCCGGCGGCCGATCGCCGAGGAGAAGGCGGTCGCGCACGCGGTCGACGCGATCCAGGCCGCACGTCATCCGCTGCTGATGATCGGCGCGGGCGGCAACCGCAAGACGACCTGCAAGATGCTGCTCGAATTCGTCGACAAGACGGGCATCCCGTTCTTCACGACGCAGATGGGCAAGGGCGTGATCGACGAGACGCACCCGCTGTGGCTCGGCAACGCGACGCTGTCCGACGGCGACTTCGTGCACCGCGCGATCGAGCATGCGGACTGCATCATCAACGTCGGCCACGACGTGATCGAGAAGCCGCCGTTCTTCATGCGCGCGGACGACAAGACCGTGATCCACGTGAACTTCCTCGGCGCGCAGGTCGATCCCGTCTATTTCCCGCAGATCGAGGTGGTCGGCGACATCGCGAACGCGGTCTGGCAGATGAAGGAGGCGATCGCGCCGCAGCCGCACTGGGATTTCACGCGCTTCGCGATGATCAAGGAGCATTTCGACGCGCACCTGCAGAAGGGGCAGCACGACCCGCGCTTCCCGATGTACCCGGTGCGCATCGTCAACGACCTGTACAACGCGCTGCCCGTCGACGGGATCGTCTGCCTCGACAACGGCATGTACAAGATCTGGTTCGCACGCTACTGGCGCGCGCACGAACCGAACTCGCTGCTGCTCGACAACGCGCTCGCGTCGATGGGCGCTGGCCTGCCGTCGGCGATCGCGACGAAGATCGTGCATCCGCAGCGCAAGGTGATCGCGGTGTGCGGCGACGGCGGCTTCATGATGAATTCGCAGGAGCTCGAAACGGCCGTGCGGCTGAAGCTCGACATCGTCGTGATGATCCTGCGCGACGATGCGTTCGGGATGATCCGCTGGAAGCAGGAAAACATGAACTTCCCCGATTTCGCGATGACGCTGCAGAACCCCGATTTCGTGTCGTACGCGCAAAGCTACGGCGCGCACGGCCATCGCGTCGAATCGGCCGATGCGCTCGAGCCGCTGCTGCGCGAATGCTTCGCGTCGCCGGGCGTGCACGTGATCGACGTGCCGGTCGACTATTCGGACAACGAGCGCGTGCTGAACCGCGAGATCAAGCGGCTGTCGGCGCAGCTCTGA
- a CDS encoding addiction module antidote protein, which translates to MDKIKTRPWDSAEHLKTEDDMADYFDACLQEAGDDPAFIAHALGVIARARGMSQVARDAGLSREGLYKALSHDGNPSFGTILKVIKALGLQLHGSKAHA; encoded by the coding sequence ATGGACAAGATCAAGACCCGGCCCTGGGATTCGGCCGAACACCTGAAAACCGAAGACGACATGGCCGATTATTTCGACGCCTGTCTGCAGGAAGCCGGCGACGATCCGGCATTCATCGCGCATGCGCTCGGCGTGATCGCACGCGCGCGCGGCATGTCGCAGGTCGCACGCGATGCGGGCCTGTCGCGCGAAGGGCTGTACAAGGCGCTGTCGCACGACGGCAACCCGAGCTTCGGCACGATCCTGAAGGTCATCAAGGCGCTCGGCCTGCAGCTGCACGGCTCGAAAGCACACGCGTGA
- a CDS encoding type II toxin-antitoxin system RelE/ParE family toxin, which yields MVYIPTTTRYTPPIYSIRTTDVFDAWFDALQDRVAKRRIQARIDRLSMGNPGDWKSAGAPIVEMRIDHGPGYRVYYTRRESIWVILLCGGDKSTQRADIRAAHAMLAHLDFDTE from the coding sequence ATGGTTTACATACCGACGACAACACGCTACACTCCGCCCATCTACAGCATTCGCACCACCGACGTGTTCGACGCGTGGTTCGACGCGCTGCAGGACCGCGTCGCGAAACGCCGCATTCAGGCGCGCATCGACCGGCTGTCGATGGGCAATCCGGGCGACTGGAAATCCGCCGGCGCGCCGATCGTCGAAATGCGGATCGACCACGGCCCCGGCTACCGCGTCTACTACACGCGGCGGGAGTCGATCTGGGTGATCCTGCTTTGCGGCGGCGACAAGTCGACGCAACGGGCGGACATCCGCGCCGCGCACGCGATGCTCGCGCATCTCGATTTCGATACGGAGTGA
- a CDS encoding DUF445 domain-containing protein produces the protein MTPDKALELKRSKRRALWLLLAAVAVFATTIVLPRGPWIDGVKAVAEAAMVGALADWFAVVALFRRVPIPFVSRHTEIIPQNKDKIADNLAAFVREKFLGPDALAAQIRQHDPAQKLGAWLGDPANTDALGGYATRLMSFALDMTDDARIQSFVHDAFRALIDKVDLSQSAGAILDTLTKDGRHQAMLDDAIEQIVDVLGKEENREVIAGFIVEWLKTQYPKFEKIMPTHWLGENGAQLVANAVSRVLEGVAADPDHELRQRFDRVVARLTERLKHDPAFVEKGEEIKRYIRDGEAFNLYLKDLWVQLRAWLKADLARPDSALHRQAATLGGWLGARLAESPALRASLNEHIEKAVHEIAPDFADFLMRHIRDTVRNWDAREMSRQIELNIGKDLQYIRINGTLVGGLIGLGLYLVSLVPRWASGWLH, from the coding sequence ATGACGCCAGACAAAGCCCTCGAACTGAAACGCAGCAAGCGCCGCGCGCTGTGGCTGCTGCTGGCCGCGGTCGCGGTATTCGCGACGACGATCGTCCTGCCGCGCGGCCCGTGGATCGACGGCGTCAAGGCCGTGGCCGAGGCCGCGATGGTGGGCGCGCTCGCCGACTGGTTCGCGGTCGTCGCGCTGTTCCGTCGCGTGCCGATCCCGTTCGTGTCGCGCCACACCGAGATCATTCCGCAGAACAAGGACAAGATCGCCGACAACCTCGCGGCGTTCGTGCGCGAGAAATTCCTCGGCCCCGACGCGCTCGCCGCGCAGATTCGCCAGCACGATCCGGCGCAGAAGCTCGGCGCGTGGCTCGGCGATCCGGCGAACACCGATGCGCTGGGCGGCTACGCGACCAGGCTGATGAGCTTCGCGCTCGACATGACCGACGACGCGCGCATCCAGTCGTTCGTCCACGACGCATTCCGCGCGCTGATCGACAAGGTCGACCTGTCGCAGTCGGCCGGCGCGATCCTCGACACGCTGACGAAGGACGGCCGCCACCAGGCGATGCTCGACGACGCGATCGAGCAGATCGTCGACGTGCTCGGCAAGGAGGAGAACCGCGAGGTGATCGCGGGCTTCATCGTCGAATGGCTGAAGACGCAGTACCCGAAGTTCGAGAAGATCATGCCGACGCACTGGCTCGGCGAGAACGGCGCGCAGCTGGTGGCGAATGCGGTCAGCCGCGTGCTCGAGGGCGTCGCCGCGGACCCCGACCACGAGCTGCGCCAGCGTTTCGATCGCGTCGTCGCACGCCTGACCGAGCGGCTGAAGCACGATCCGGCTTTTGTGGAGAAAGGCGAGGAAATCAAGCGCTACATCCGCGACGGCGAAGCGTTCAACCTGTACCTGAAGGATCTGTGGGTGCAGTTGCGCGCGTGGCTGAAGGCCGATCTCGCGCGCCCCGATTCGGCGCTGCACCGGCAGGCCGCGACGCTCGGCGGCTGGCTCGGCGCGCGGCTCGCGGAAAGCCCCGCCTTGCGCGCGTCACTGAACGAGCATATCGAGAAGGCCGTGCACGAGATCGCGCCGGATTTCGCGGACTTCCTGATGCGTCACATTCGCGACACGGTGCGCAACTGGGATGCGCGCGAGATGTCGCGGCAGATCGAGCTGAACATCGGCAAGGACCTGCAGTACATCCGCATCAACGGCACGCTGGTCGGCGGGCTGATCGGGCTGGGCTTGTATCTGGTGTCGCTGGTGCCGCGCTGGGCGAGCGGCTGGCTGCACTGA